One window from the genome of Anopheles merus strain MAF chromosome 3R, AmerM5.1, whole genome shotgun sequence encodes:
- the LOC121597339 gene encoding protein croquemort-like: MCCCSKRYSNNAKKLWAFGGVVAIFAAAAFFGFGLPAIIDAVALTEFRVKEGARVYENFFDGEVPIFFDIYLFHWTNPEQIRDPNVRPNFVQMGPYVFSERHERGMVSFNDNDTITFNQKRIWHYMPELSNGDYFNDRVTTLNPVLATVGKTLEGDPLLPLLDGIIMANDLAEFLYKDVPVHEMLFDGHPDMLLTTLRELLAALPPGTVPDISLPPWEGFGWFVERNESLTYDGTFQMGTGTDNHINTGVMRQWNNAPQVPNYRGVCGQVRGSAGEVWPPMGRNLGDNIRPLNLFLPDLCSAITLRHEREFTVHGLDGELWVGDARNFDNGHTIPETECQCTSPIDQCPFYRPGVLDVSECKFGAPLVVSYPHFYLAHPSYRTAVTGMEPDRAKHEFRFALHPFSGIPMAANGRIQYNMHLRDNGMALFRDVPDVIIPAFWIEQRMVLTKDIADDLKLIEDLRWGFIYTAFALCGVAALLLGLSLYAAFFVWKD, encoded by the exons ATGTGCTGCTGTTCGAAGCGATATTCCAACAACGCCAAAAAGCTATGGGCCTTTGGCGGTGTGGTGGCCATCTTTGCGGCGGCCGCCTTTTTCGGCTTCGGTCTGCCCGCCATCATCGATGCCGTCGCGCTGACTGAGTTCCGCGTGAAGGAGGGTGCCCGCGTGTACGAGAACTTTTTCGACGGTGAGGTGCCGATCTTCTTCGACATCTATCTGTTTCACTGGACCAACCCGGAGCAGATCCGGGACCCGAACGTGCGGCCCAACTTTGTGCAGATGGGACCGTACGTCTTTTCCGAGCGCCATGAGCGTGGTATGGTATCGTTTAACGACAACGATACAATCACCTTCAACCAAAAACGCATCTGGCACTACATGCCCGAACTGTCGAATGGTGATTACTTCAACGATCGTGTGACGACGCTGAATCCAGTGCTGGCG ACGGTCGGTAAAACGCTGGAAGGTGACCCTTTGCTGCCCCTGCTCGATGGTATCATAATGGCGAACGATCTGGCCGAGTTTCTGTACAAGGATGTGCCCGTACATGAGATGCTGTTCGATGGACATCCGGACATGCTGCTAACGACGTTGCGCGAATTGCTGGCCGCCCTGCCGCCCGGCACTGTACCCGACATCAGCTTGCCCCCATGGGAAGGGTTTGGATGGTTCGTTGAGCGCAATGAAAGTCTCACGTACGATGGGACATTCCAGATGGGCACGGGGACGGATAATCACATCAACACGGGCGTAATGCGCCAGTGGAACAATGCGCCCCAGGTGCCCAACTATCGCGGAGTCTGCGGGCAGGTGCGCGGCTCGGCGGGTGAAGTGTGGCCACCGATGGGACGCAATCTGGGCGATAACATTCGGCCGCTTAATCTCTTCCTGCCCGATCTGTGCAGTGCGATCACGTTGCGCCATGAGCGCGAGTTTACGGTGCACGGGCTGGATGGTGAGCTGTGGGTCGGCGATGCACGAAACTTTGACAACGGACACACCATACCGGAAACCGAGTGCCAGTGTACATCGCCCATCGACCAGTGTCCGTTCTATCGGCCCGGTGTGCTCGACGTTTCGGAGTGCAAGTTCGGTGCGCCGCTGGTAGTAAGCTATCCGCACTTCTACCTCGCCCATCCCAGTTACCGGACGGCTGTGACAGGAATGGAGCCGGACCGTGCCAAGCACGAGTTCCGCTTCGCATTGCATCCATTCTCCGGCATCCCAATGGCCGCCAATGGTCGCATTCAGTACAATATGCATCTCAGAGATAATGGCATGGC GCTGTTCCGAGACGTGCCAGACGTTATCATTCCCGCATTTTGGATAGAGCAGCGCATGGTACTTACCAAAGATATTGCCGATGATCTGAAG CTTATCGAAGACCTTCGATGGGGATTCATCTATACTGCTTTCGCACTGTGCGGTGTGGCCGCTTTGCTGCTGGGACTGTCGCTCTACGCTGCCTTCTTCGTGTGGAAAGACTAA